The Saxibacter everestensis genome has a window encoding:
- the sigJ gene encoding RNA polymerase sigma factor SigJ produces MMAKDTGNRTVDPPQLVDAVQERSVLLGLSYRLLGSLADAEDAVQETYVRWYKLPEDERAEISSPRAWLIRTASRIGLDMLGSARVRREQYVGEWLPEPVPVPGIWNSHSAHSGPEDPADRVSLDASVSMALLVVLESMTPAERVAFVLHDVFRYTFPEVAEIVGRSPVACRQLASSARRRVRKEQRTPVAPSAHAEVVRSFKAAWQTGDLATLIGVLDPDATAITDGGGLVSASIEPLHGPETIARFFLGVFDRQPDLIVREELVNGEAGLIATDGEGRALAVITLASTFEGRVEHVWAVRNPEKLGVWE; encoded by the coding sequence ATGATGGCGAAGGACACAGGTAACCGGACGGTGGATCCACCTCAGCTCGTCGATGCTGTCCAGGAACGTAGCGTGCTTCTCGGCCTGAGCTACCGGCTATTGGGCTCGCTCGCTGATGCCGAGGATGCCGTGCAGGAGACCTATGTTCGTTGGTATAAGCTCCCCGAAGACGAACGAGCCGAGATTTCTTCGCCGCGAGCTTGGCTCATCAGAACCGCCAGCCGGATCGGCCTCGACATGCTGGGCTCTGCTCGTGTCCGCCGGGAGCAGTACGTCGGCGAATGGCTACCCGAACCCGTACCCGTGCCAGGCATATGGAACAGCCATTCCGCACACAGCGGCCCGGAGGATCCTGCGGATCGGGTGAGCTTGGACGCATCAGTCTCGATGGCACTGCTGGTCGTGCTCGAATCGATGACGCCTGCCGAGCGGGTCGCATTCGTCCTCCACGACGTGTTCCGCTACACCTTTCCCGAAGTCGCAGAGATCGTCGGGCGCTCACCGGTCGCTTGCCGTCAACTCGCATCCTCAGCGCGACGCCGAGTGCGGAAAGAGCAACGCACCCCAGTCGCCCCCAGCGCCCACGCGGAAGTTGTGCGGTCCTTCAAAGCGGCTTGGCAGACCGGCGACCTAGCAACTCTGATCGGCGTGCTCGACCCCGACGCAACGGCGATCACCGACGGCGGCGGCCTCGTATCCGCATCGATCGAACCACTCCACGGCCCCGAGACGATCGCCCGCTTCTTCCTCGGCGTATTCGACCGACAACCCGACCTCATCGTCCGCGAAGAACTCGTCAACGGGGAGGCCGGACTGATCGCGACCGATGGTGAGGGACGCGCCTTGGCCGTCATCACCCTCGCCTCAACCTTCGAGGGCAGAGTCGAGCATGTCTGGGCCGTCCGCAACCCCGAGAAACTCGGAGTGTGGGAGTAG
- a CDS encoding TetR/AcrR family transcriptional regulator translates to MVRPSRPEVRSLLIERAAGMLARREAISLRGLVAGTGVSTMAVYTYFDGMSGLLGAVRQEGFSRLASRLAALTATDDPVSDLAAAGAAYAASARHSPDLYALMFDGSLPLPDGQAADATLQHIIDTVQRALDSERFDAGIDAVAFANELWMLGHGACMLFVTGVLPFERVEPIVTSGLARLYQAAGDGPEVARRSLGRGWARGLGARG, encoded by the coding sequence GTGGTCCGACCGTCCCGTCCTGAAGTCCGTAGCCTGCTGATCGAACGAGCTGCAGGCATGCTCGCCCGCCGCGAGGCCATCAGTCTGCGTGGTCTCGTCGCCGGGACGGGAGTGTCGACCATGGCCGTCTACACCTACTTCGACGGGATGTCCGGTCTGCTCGGCGCGGTTCGGCAGGAGGGATTCAGTCGGCTCGCCTCTCGTCTGGCGGCCCTGACTGCGACCGACGACCCCGTCAGCGACCTGGCTGCCGCCGGGGCAGCGTACGCGGCATCGGCAAGGCACAGCCCTGACCTATATGCACTGATGTTTGACGGGTCGCTGCCGCTGCCAGATGGCCAAGCGGCGGATGCCACCCTTCAACACATCATCGACACGGTGCAGCGGGCGCTGGACTCCGAACGCTTTGACGCCGGCATCGATGCTGTCGCGTTCGCCAACGAACTGTGGATGCTCGGCCACGGCGCGTGCATGCTCTTCGTGACCGGAGTCCTGCCCTTCGAGCGGGTCGAGCCCATCGTGACCAGCGGGCTGGCACGCCTATACCAAGCCGCTGGTGACGGTCCCGAAGTAGCCAGACGGTCCTTGGGGCGCGGCTGGGCACGTGGGCTCGGTGCGCGCGGCTGA
- a CDS encoding cupin domain-containing protein: MSAAGGSDNAAVRAAGSGSAVLGTGGSGNAVLGNAFELRMQYGDVPPGQLPDATKDSGDGASDAGAAAVVGGRMRPQTAAQDLAEFEGLEVGVWEMTVGTMSDVEADEIFVVLSGRAVVEIVDGEGAGSANGSTGKGDAVSEGDTTRLAAGAGPAYAEGKQTLSLKPGDIVRLAAGTQTWWTVTEPLRKVYLTPVG, translated from the coding sequence ATGAGCGCGGCGGGCGGATCGGACAATGCCGCGGTGCGTGCAGCCGGATCGGGTAGCGCCGTGCTGGGCACGGGCGGATCGGGCAACGCCGTGCTTGGCAATGCCTTCGAGCTCCGGATGCAATACGGAGACGTGCCCCCGGGGCAACTGCCAGACGCCACAAAAGATTCAGGCGACGGTGCCTCGGATGCCGGTGCTGCCGCGGTCGTGGGCGGCAGGATGCGTCCGCAGACCGCCGCCCAGGACCTCGCCGAGTTCGAGGGCCTGGAAGTCGGCGTCTGGGAGATGACCGTCGGCACGATGAGTGACGTCGAGGCGGACGAAATTTTCGTTGTGCTGAGTGGCCGCGCCGTGGTCGAGATCGTCGACGGGGAGGGTGCCGGTTCTGCCAACGGTTCTACTGGCAAAGGCGATGCCGTCAGCGAAGGCGATACCACCCGGCTAGCTGCCGGTGCCGGGCCCGCCTACGCTGAAGGTAAGCAGACGCTGTCGCTGAAACCGGGCGACATCGTCCGGTTGGCGGCGGGCACACAGACCTGGTGGACCGTAACCGAGCCGCTGCGCAAGGTGTATCTCACGCCCGTCGGGTAG
- the cas3 gene encoding CRISPR-associated helicase Cas3': MSPTGPSQTELSPAARIAWAKSKTDDETHREIIGWLPLVTHLDDAAAVAARLWDHWVPAAIRRQLATASGGDDAHARRVFIWLAGIHDVAKASPAFAVQVEQLAAPMEKAGLRFERGLAKDPNRPKARHERVGFLAVRDWLADRHGFTACEARPLASIVAAHHGLPPDTRAITWLTERPELVGTGLWAQVRMELLDRAERMHLHAGDLERCRTAALPPTVQVLLSALVIMADWIASSEDLFPYASPGEVPSYDTGQRVEAAWRQLKLPVPWTATDGFRSVDELFTARFDFPTGARPRPAQRELVEAAEALDEPALLILEAEMGMGKTEAALAAAEVLAAKFGLGGVFIALPSQATSDALFARTTKWIERLGIGEPNSVFLAHSKARLNNDYSAMLSRSYFRSIGQDEPEQKPRRPGLSEAAAVHLWMTSAKRGPLANFVVGTIDQVLFGSLRSRHLMLRHLALASKVVVIDECHAYDTYMNSYLDRALHWLGAYGVPVVMLSATLPSSRRKNLVEAYDSGVETRRAKASESPPQRVSLAERRQRSAERKKEQPTTYDALDGDIGYPSIVVSGGPTATTQVLTPAPTGSSRRIAIERIENSDDALIAALSGYLTDGGCVAVIRNTVDRAQRTAEALRASFPDTDVTLSHSRFLAADRAATDRRLLNLFGPPSRASRRPARHIVVATQVIEQSLDLDFDLMISDLAPIDLLLQRAGRLHRHQRTDAERPEPLRTPKLLISGVDWTAVPPKPDSSFCPASRKRDRPVYQPHVLYRTLAVLQGRESLDLPDDITKLVQLVYGRDQLGPEEWHSAMAAALVLYEDRQRESSAAAATHRLGSVGATTSLIDWVYGTTDDPTDEVKGRAAVRDTEETLEVLVLTKDRDGTIGTPSWLDHGGGESIQMNETPPPKLAKVILGCSINLPVRMCRYGRIDRHIAELKDRFDLQYWHSSRDLNGELPLILDAEGRAELNGYQLHYDPHNGLVVTRDE, from the coding sequence GTGTCCCCGACTGGTCCGTCCCAAACCGAGTTGTCGCCCGCGGCAAGAATCGCCTGGGCAAAGAGTAAGACCGATGACGAGACTCACCGCGAGATCATCGGCTGGCTGCCGCTTGTCACTCATCTAGACGATGCTGCCGCCGTGGCCGCGCGGTTGTGGGACCACTGGGTGCCGGCCGCGATCAGACGACAGCTGGCAACGGCGAGCGGAGGCGACGATGCCCACGCCCGCCGCGTCTTCATCTGGCTGGCCGGAATACACGACGTGGCCAAGGCAAGCCCGGCCTTCGCCGTTCAGGTTGAGCAGCTCGCCGCCCCGATGGAGAAAGCCGGGCTTCGTTTCGAGCGGGGGTTGGCAAAGGACCCCAATCGCCCGAAGGCGCGCCACGAGCGAGTCGGCTTCCTCGCCGTCCGCGACTGGCTGGCGGATCGGCATGGTTTCACGGCATGCGAGGCACGTCCGCTGGCCAGCATTGTTGCTGCCCACCACGGGCTGCCGCCCGACACTCGCGCGATCACATGGTTAACGGAACGTCCTGAGCTGGTCGGCACGGGACTCTGGGCGCAAGTGCGAATGGAACTGCTGGATCGAGCGGAGCGCATGCACCTCCACGCCGGCGACCTCGAGCGCTGCCGAACAGCTGCGCTGCCGCCCACCGTACAGGTCCTGCTCAGCGCGCTCGTGATCATGGCGGACTGGATCGCCAGCTCCGAAGATTTGTTCCCGTATGCCAGCCCGGGCGAAGTCCCGAGTTATGACACCGGGCAGCGCGTCGAGGCGGCATGGCGGCAGCTTAAGCTCCCGGTGCCATGGACGGCCACGGACGGTTTTAGGTCGGTGGACGAGCTATTCACCGCCCGGTTCGACTTCCCGACCGGTGCCCGTCCTCGCCCCGCGCAGCGCGAGCTGGTGGAAGCCGCGGAGGCGCTTGACGAGCCGGCGCTATTGATCCTCGAGGCCGAGATGGGCATGGGGAAAACCGAGGCCGCCTTGGCCGCCGCGGAGGTTCTCGCCGCAAAGTTCGGGCTCGGCGGGGTGTTCATCGCGCTTCCGAGCCAGGCCACGAGCGATGCCCTGTTTGCGCGCACCACGAAGTGGATCGAACGGCTGGGTATCGGCGAGCCCAACTCCGTGTTTCTCGCGCACAGCAAGGCCCGGCTGAACAACGACTACTCCGCGATGCTGTCCCGCAGCTACTTCCGCTCGATCGGCCAGGACGAGCCGGAGCAGAAGCCACGCCGACCAGGGCTGTCCGAGGCGGCCGCAGTCCACCTCTGGATGACGAGCGCCAAGCGTGGCCCGCTCGCCAACTTCGTCGTCGGCACAATCGACCAGGTCCTTTTCGGCAGTCTGCGCAGCCGGCACCTGATGCTGCGGCATCTTGCCTTGGCAAGCAAGGTAGTCGTCATCGACGAGTGCCACGCCTACGACACCTACATGAACAGCTACTTGGATCGCGCGCTGCATTGGCTCGGCGCATACGGGGTGCCGGTGGTAATGCTCTCGGCAACCTTGCCGTCATCGCGTCGAAAGAATCTGGTCGAGGCGTACGATTCGGGCGTCGAGACCAGAAGGGCTAAGGCTTCGGAGTCACCTCCGCAGCGGGTTAGCCTGGCGGAGCGACGCCAGCGCTCCGCCGAGAGGAAGAAGGAGCAGCCGACAACGTACGACGCACTCGATGGTGACATCGGCTACCCCTCGATCGTCGTCTCCGGCGGCCCCACCGCCACCACTCAGGTGTTGACTCCGGCGCCTACCGGGAGCAGCAGGAGGATCGCCATCGAGCGAATCGAGAATTCGGATGACGCCCTGATAGCCGCACTTTCAGGCTACTTGACCGATGGCGGATGCGTTGCGGTCATCCGTAATACTGTCGACCGCGCTCAGCGCACCGCGGAAGCGCTCAGGGCATCCTTTCCGGACACCGACGTTACGCTCAGCCACTCGCGATTCCTCGCCGCGGACCGAGCAGCTACGGACCGTCGACTACTCAACCTCTTCGGGCCACCTTCGCGCGCAAGCCGCCGACCGGCCCGCCACATCGTCGTAGCTACCCAGGTGATCGAGCAGTCTCTTGACCTCGACTTCGACCTGATGATCAGCGACCTGGCTCCTATCGACCTCCTACTGCAGCGAGCCGGCCGGCTGCACCGGCACCAACGGACAGATGCGGAACGGCCGGAGCCACTCCGCACGCCGAAACTGCTGATCAGCGGCGTTGACTGGACAGCGGTCCCGCCGAAACCGGACTCGTCCTTCTGCCCGGCGTCGCGGAAGCGAGATCGGCCGGTCTACCAGCCCCACGTCCTCTACCGCACACTCGCCGTGCTTCAGGGCCGTGAGTCACTGGACCTCCCCGACGACATTACGAAGCTGGTCCAGCTGGTGTACGGCAGGGATCAACTCGGACCGGAGGAGTGGCACTCGGCAATGGCCGCCGCGCTGGTCCTCTACGAAGATCGGCAGCGAGAGAGCTCGGCCGCAGCGGCTACCCACAGACTCGGCAGCGTTGGTGCTACGACCAGCCTGATCGATTGGGTGTACGGGACCACCGACGATCCCACGGATGAGGTGAAGGGCCGCGCCGCCGTCCGAGACACGGAGGAGACGCTCGAGGTGCTTGTGTTGACCAAGGACCGGGACGGCACGATTGGCACCCCATCCTGGCTCGACCACGGCGGGGGAGAGTCAATCCAAATGAACGAGACGCCCCCTCCGAAGTTAGCCAAGGTGATTCTGGGTTGCTCGATCAACCTTCCCGTGAGGATGTGCCGGTATGGCCGGATCGACCGCCACATTGCCGAGCTTAAGGATCGCTTCGACCTGCAATACTGGCATTCCTCACGCGACCTTAATGGCGAGCTGCCGCTGATCCTGGATGCCGAGGGTCGTGCCGAACTCAACGGTTACCAACTGCATTACGACCCCCACAACGGGTTGGTGGTCACTCGCGATGAGTGA
- the casA gene encoding type I-E CRISPR-associated protein Cse1/CasA: MSDASPQNQQDETAAVPLRSTFNLITEPWIQVRTHNGEVAEVSILDAFSRAREIKDICGELPTQTFAITRLLLAILYRVYGEELSVLDWQDLWKNGPPSEDIAEYLADYDDRFDLLHAETPFFQVADLKTAKDEVKDVVQLLFDVPSNQRLFTTRAGEGVKRLNFAEAARWLVSVQAFDPSGNKSGAVGDQRVRAGKGYPIGVAWSGQLGGVLLEGTDLAETLALNFVLSNENYAIEWEDDLPPWERKHLGPAEAPARHVAGPVDLYTWQSRRVRLVHDGRGIYGSLIANGDRITPQNRHRHEMMSAWRYSQPQTKKLGHTTYMPKEYVQDRAFWRGLSALLPKAQLITEGKEASRYLPPGSIMWLSQLQMNETIPGSTQIGVRAIGVIYGSNNSVVDDVIDDRLLVSLALLRADNSELAARAEDAVMIAESGVQALWRLAGNLAIAAGGEGASQQSRAQVSAYAALDQPYRTWLAGLGPETEPVRAIEEWKTTAREIIRAIGLELIDTGGPTAWIGREHRGELMTSSRAAHYFTRSLWKIFGDPKMSDTSETAKEGAA, from the coding sequence ATGAGTGACGCATCCCCGCAAAATCAGCAGGATGAGACAGCCGCGGTGCCTCTGCGCTCGACGTTCAACTTGATCACCGAACCGTGGATCCAGGTACGGACGCACAATGGCGAGGTCGCTGAGGTCTCCATCCTCGATGCCTTCAGCCGCGCGCGTGAGATCAAGGACATCTGTGGTGAACTTCCGACGCAGACGTTTGCCATCACCCGCTTGTTGCTCGCGATTCTCTATCGGGTCTACGGCGAGGAGCTAAGCGTCCTGGACTGGCAGGACCTCTGGAAAAACGGTCCTCCGAGCGAGGACATTGCCGAGTATCTCGCGGACTATGACGACCGATTCGATCTACTGCACGCGGAGACGCCGTTCTTCCAGGTCGCGGACCTGAAGACCGCGAAGGACGAGGTCAAGGATGTTGTCCAGCTGCTATTCGACGTGCCCAGCAACCAGAGACTCTTCACGACCCGGGCGGGCGAGGGGGTAAAGCGGTTGAACTTCGCCGAGGCAGCTCGCTGGCTGGTCAGCGTGCAGGCGTTCGATCCGTCGGGAAATAAGTCTGGGGCCGTCGGGGATCAACGAGTGCGGGCGGGGAAGGGATACCCGATCGGGGTCGCCTGGTCGGGGCAACTGGGCGGGGTGTTGCTCGAGGGCACGGATCTCGCCGAGACCCTGGCCCTGAACTTCGTCCTGTCGAACGAAAATTATGCCATCGAATGGGAGGACGATCTGCCGCCCTGGGAACGCAAGCATCTCGGCCCGGCGGAAGCCCCGGCTCGGCACGTCGCCGGGCCGGTTGACCTCTACACCTGGCAGAGCCGCCGTGTCCGCCTGGTACATGACGGCCGAGGAATTTATGGCAGCTTGATTGCCAACGGCGACCGAATCACTCCCCAGAACAGGCACCGTCACGAGATGATGAGCGCCTGGCGGTACAGTCAACCACAAACCAAGAAGCTTGGACACACGACCTACATGCCCAAGGAGTACGTCCAGGATCGAGCGTTCTGGCGCGGCCTGTCGGCCCTCCTGCCGAAAGCTCAGTTGATTACCGAGGGCAAGGAAGCGAGCCGATACCTACCGCCCGGGTCCATCATGTGGCTCAGTCAACTTCAAATGAACGAGACAATTCCCGGATCGACCCAGATCGGCGTGCGGGCAATTGGAGTGATCTACGGCAGCAACAACTCTGTGGTCGACGACGTCATTGACGATCGGCTGCTCGTCTCGCTTGCCCTACTGCGAGCGGACAACTCTGAGCTAGCCGCGCGAGCGGAAGACGCAGTCATGATCGCCGAATCCGGAGTACAGGCACTGTGGCGACTGGCAGGGAACCTGGCGATAGCCGCGGGAGGGGAAGGGGCGTCGCAACAGTCTCGAGCGCAGGTCAGCGCCTATGCGGCGCTTGATCAGCCGTATCGGACGTGGCTCGCCGGTCTCGGCCCGGAAACCGAGCCAGTGCGAGCCATAGAGGAATGGAAAACGACCGCCCGGGAGATTATCCGAGCCATCGGTCTCGAACTGATCGATACAGGCGGCCCGACGGCCTGGATCGGACGAGAGCACCGCGGGGAGCTCATGACCAGCTCTCGCGCAGCACACTATTTCACCCGGTCGTTGTGGAAAATCTTCGGCGACCCCAAGATGTCGGACACGTCCGAGACAGCCAAGGAGGGAGCCGCATGA
- a CDS encoding antibiotic biosynthesis monooxygenase family protein — MSNPVTFINVIDVEPSKQQEVIDVLNEGTEKVMSHRPGFISATLLASADKSRVINIARWESADDVRATQKEPAAAEYAKRTAAIAKAGPGLYSVVGEHSA; from the coding sequence ATGTCGAACCCCGTCACATTCATCAACGTCATCGACGTGGAACCGTCCAAGCAGCAGGAAGTAATCGACGTACTGAACGAGGGCACCGAGAAGGTCATGTCTCACCGCCCCGGATTCATCTCAGCCACGCTCCTCGCCAGCGCCGACAAGAGCCGCGTCATCAACATCGCCCGCTGGGAGAGCGCCGACGATGTAAGGGCCACCCAGAAGGAACCCGCCGCCGCGGAGTACGCCAAGCGCACCGCCGCGATCGCGAAGGCCGGCCCCGGGCTCTACAGCGTGGTGGGCGAGCATTCCGCGTGA
- a CDS encoding NAD(P)/FAD-dependent oxidoreductase: MHKNPAPDVHAALSAASTVPFWLDSPQRPKPLPPLEGRVTADLAVVGGGYTGLWTALIAKERDPSRRVVLLEGATVGWAASGRNGGFCAASLTHGDSNGESHFPKEAEELKQLGVANLDEIEAAVARYDMDCEFERTGSLDVATEDYQVSDLRAEADPDEGLIYLEGEALAAEVKSPTYKAAIWDKRGTAMVNPARLVWELLRVCRQLGVEVYENSAVRDLGADRNSITLTTDAGSVQADRVALATNVFPSLLKRTRLHTVPVYDYALMTEPLTDKQRASIGWSNRQGIGDVSNQFHYYRLTADNRILWGGYDAVYHFGRQLKAEYDQRPETFETLAEHFFETFPTLTGLKFTHKWGGAIDTCSRFFSFFTTAHGGRVAYAAGYTGLGVGATRFGAKVMLDLLSGEKTELTELEMVRKMPLPFPPEPLAWIGIKLTTKAMIKADRNEGKRGPLLKALDAVGMGFDS, translated from the coding sequence ATGCACAAGAATCCCGCTCCCGACGTTCACGCAGCGCTCAGCGCGGCATCGACCGTGCCGTTCTGGCTGGACAGCCCGCAGCGCCCGAAGCCACTTCCGCCCCTTGAAGGGCGGGTAACGGCGGATCTGGCTGTCGTCGGCGGAGGCTACACCGGGTTGTGGACGGCACTCATCGCCAAGGAACGTGACCCGTCCCGTCGGGTGGTGCTGCTCGAGGGAGCCACAGTTGGCTGGGCCGCCTCCGGGCGTAATGGCGGCTTCTGCGCGGCGAGCCTGACTCATGGCGACTCGAACGGTGAAAGCCATTTTCCGAAGGAAGCCGAAGAACTGAAGCAACTCGGCGTTGCGAACCTCGATGAGATCGAGGCCGCCGTTGCCAGATACGACATGGATTGCGAGTTCGAACGCACCGGTTCGCTCGATGTCGCGACCGAGGATTATCAGGTTTCCGACCTGAGAGCGGAAGCCGATCCGGACGAAGGACTGATCTACCTCGAGGGCGAGGCACTGGCAGCCGAGGTGAAGTCGCCGACCTACAAGGCCGCCATCTGGGACAAGCGGGGCACAGCAATGGTCAACCCGGCGCGGCTGGTCTGGGAGCTTTTGCGAGTCTGCCGGCAGCTCGGCGTCGAAGTGTACGAGAACTCCGCGGTCCGCGATCTCGGTGCGGACCGGAACTCCATTACCCTGACCACGGATGCCGGCTCTGTGCAGGCCGACCGGGTTGCGCTGGCGACCAACGTCTTTCCGTCGCTGCTCAAACGAACGCGACTGCACACCGTGCCGGTCTACGATTACGCCCTGATGACGGAGCCGTTGACCGACAAGCAGCGAGCCTCGATCGGCTGGTCGAACCGGCAGGGTATCGGAGATGTCTCCAACCAGTTCCACTACTACCGGCTGACGGCCGACAACCGGATCCTGTGGGGTGGCTACGACGCCGTCTATCACTTCGGCCGCCAGCTCAAGGCGGAATACGACCAGCGCCCGGAGACTTTCGAGACGCTCGCCGAACACTTCTTCGAGACCTTCCCGACCCTGACCGGGCTGAAGTTCACGCACAAGTGGGGCGGGGCGATTGACACCTGCAGCCGGTTCTTCTCCTTTTTCACCACGGCGCACGGGGGCCGGGTGGCATATGCCGCCGGGTACACCGGTCTCGGCGTAGGGGCGACCAGGTTCGGAGCCAAGGTCATGCTCGACCTGCTGTCAGGCGAGAAGACCGAGCTCACCGAGCTTGAGATGGTGCGCAAGATGCCGCTGCCATTCCCTCCAGAGCCGCTGGCCTGGATCGGGATCAAGCTGACCACCAAGGCCATGATCAAGGCGGATCGAAACGAAGGCAAGCGCGGCCCGCTGCTCAAGGCCCTGGATGCGGTCGGCATGGGGTTCGACTCATGA
- a CDS encoding RidA family protein has product MPVQLLNPSTLPQPEVYAQVSVAEGSRLVFISGQVARDADGTPVGPGDLAAQAEQAYANVHAAVTAAGGSFDDIVKLTIYVVDWEPGKMAQLGEGAVRAAQRLGIDLVRPITLLGVAALGEPDLLIEVEAVAVLP; this is encoded by the coding sequence ATGCCGGTTCAACTGCTCAATCCGTCCACTCTGCCCCAGCCTGAGGTCTACGCCCAGGTATCGGTGGCCGAGGGCTCCAGACTGGTGTTCATCTCAGGCCAGGTGGCACGCGACGCCGACGGCACTCCCGTGGGCCCCGGCGACCTGGCGGCGCAAGCCGAACAGGCTTACGCCAATGTCCACGCGGCGGTCACGGCAGCAGGTGGGTCGTTCGACGACATCGTCAAACTGACGATCTACGTCGTGGACTGGGAGCCGGGCAAGATGGCCCAGCTCGGCGAGGGCGCAGTACGGGCAGCTCAGCGGCTGGGCATTGACCTCGTGCGGCCCATCACCCTGCTGGGCGTCGCGGCCCTCGGTGAACCTGATCTCCTGATCGAGGTCGAAGCCGTCGCCGTCCTACCCTGA
- a CDS encoding TetR/AcrR family transcriptional regulator, protein MSTARGTLSADLIVRECLKMLDDEGPAALTFRRIGKHLGVDPTALYRHFRNKDELILAIADSLMEEALDGFVPGEDWMQTIRELLRRSRSVYMAHPHAAIIGTIRVTRREGEMRIVETILDALAKAGFEPAEASRLYRVLDDLNLAFAGLDAGFRVMSAEQQAKDVGAWSKEYALADQREFPRIAAAAPYLPDIEEDPTFELALELMLSAIAHRAEQLNRR, encoded by the coding sequence ATGAGCACAGCGCGAGGCACCCTGTCGGCCGACCTTATCGTTCGGGAGTGCCTGAAGATGCTCGACGACGAGGGTCCGGCCGCTCTGACATTCCGTAGGATCGGCAAGCACCTCGGCGTCGACCCCACGGCTCTTTACCGGCATTTCCGGAACAAGGACGAGCTGATCCTCGCGATTGCCGACAGTCTGATGGAGGAGGCGCTTGACGGATTCGTGCCCGGCGAGGACTGGATGCAGACGATTCGGGAGCTGCTGCGCCGGAGTCGCTCGGTGTACATGGCGCATCCGCACGCCGCCATCATCGGAACCATTCGGGTCACGCGTCGGGAAGGGGAGATGCGGATCGTTGAGACCATCCTGGACGCGCTGGCCAAGGCCGGATTCGAGCCTGCCGAAGCCTCCAGGCTCTATCGGGTGCTCGACGATCTGAACCTGGCTTTCGCCGGGCTGGACGCCGGATTCCGGGTGATGTCCGCCGAGCAGCAGGCCAAGGATGTCGGAGCATGGAGCAAGGAGTATGCGCTTGCCGATCAGCGTGAATTCCCACGGATTGCGGCCGCGGCGCCCTATCTCCCGGACATCGAGGAGGACCCCACCTTCGAACTCGCGCTCGAGCTGATGCTGTCGGCCATTGCTCACCGGGCAGAACAGCTGAACCGACGCTAA
- a CDS encoding M23 family metallopeptidase, whose product MSAVAVALPFDGQWLVQNTPARRVPSHGLDVLGQRYAIDFVAVDELGRTAPTRDWRTALSTEPPERFFGFGLPILAPVGGIVVQTHDGELDHRARRSQLALIPYALGQVARLRQGPNALAGNRLVIRDRVSGMFVALVHLRAGSLQVGIGDEVAKGQPLAECGNSGNSTQPHVHLQVMDSADIHLAQGVPVVFTRYRQWGSTPGTVDDIDLGVPAERAIVSSLAPPIPPP is encoded by the coding sequence ATGTCCGCAGTCGCTGTTGCCTTGCCCTTTGACGGCCAATGGCTGGTGCAGAACACCCCGGCACGGCGTGTGCCCAGTCATGGCCTCGACGTGCTCGGCCAGCGGTACGCGATCGACTTCGTTGCGGTCGATGAGCTCGGCAGGACGGCGCCGACGCGTGATTGGCGAACGGCTCTGTCAACCGAGCCGCCGGAGAGGTTTTTCGGTTTCGGTCTGCCCATCCTGGCCCCGGTGGGTGGCATCGTGGTGCAAACCCATGACGGAGAGCTCGACCACAGGGCGCGACGCTCACAGTTGGCGTTGATTCCGTACGCCCTGGGGCAGGTTGCAAGGCTGCGGCAGGGGCCGAACGCGCTCGCCGGCAATCGGCTGGTGATTCGTGACCGGGTGAGCGGAATGTTCGTCGCGTTGGTGCATCTACGAGCTGGGTCGCTGCAAGTCGGGATCGGCGATGAAGTGGCGAAGGGCCAGCCGCTCGCCGAGTGCGGCAACTCAGGCAACTCGACCCAACCACATGTGCATCTGCAGGTGATGGACAGCGCCGACATTCATCTCGCCCAGGGTGTGCCGGTCGTATTTACTCGCTATCGGCAGTGGGGATCAACGCCAGGAACGGTCGACGACATCGACCTAGGCGTACCTGCGGAGCGGGCAATCGTCAGCTCACTCGCACCGCCCATCCCGCCGCCGTAG